The genomic DNA ACCTCCCTGGGCTTGGCATCTGTGAAAATCGTCTCTGGCTCAAGGGCGCAGCTATGACCAAAGCAGTTAGCCCCTCTATTCTCGCTCACCATCTGCGCTACAGGCTGACCATAAAACACTTGCCGCAACATGGACAACAAATAAACGGGTGTTAAAATCAGACCCACCGCTGCTAACAACACCGTCACCGTGCGGAAGGTGTCGCCGTAGACTTCGTTAGCCGTAAAGCCCACAAATACAGACAACTCACTAGCAAAGCCACTCATCCCAGGCAACGCCAAGGAAGCCATTGCTGCCGCAGTAAATAAAGCAAACGTCTTGGGCATCGAGCGGGCAATACCACCCATTTGCGCCATTGCCAACGTATGGGTACGGTCGTAGGTTACCCCTGCCAAGTAAAAGAGGGCTGCTGCAATCAGACCATGGGAAATCATCTGCAGGAGAGCACCGCTCATCCCCAAATCAGAGAAAGAAGCTAGACCCACCAACACAAACCCCATATGGGAGATAGAAGAGTAAGCCAAGCGCCGCTTCATGTTGCCCTGACCAAGGGAGCTGCAAGCGCCATAGATGATGTTGACTACACCCAAAATCGCCAATACTGGGGCAAAGTAGATGTGGGCATCACTGAGGGCTTCCAGGTTAAACCGGGCTAAACCATAGCCCCCCATCTTCAGCAGAACGCCCGCCAAAATCATGGACACAGGAGCAGAGGCTTCCCCATGGGCATCGGGCAACCAGGTATGGAGAGGGAAAACGGCTAACTTGGTGCCAAAGGCAATCAAGAGACCAGCATAAAGGAATAATTGCAGGGTTAGGGGATAGTCCTTGGTTGCCAGTTGGGCAATATCAAAACTCGTCTCCCCAGAAAACGCCATAGCTAACCCACACAGGAGAATGAATACCGAACTTGCTGCTGTGTACAACAAAAACTTAGTCGCCGCATAGCGCCGCTTTGCTCCCCCCCAAATGGAAATCAAGAGATATACAGGAATCAACTCAATCTCCCACAGCAGGAAAAACAGGAGCATGTCTTTAGCGACAAATACACCAATCTGGGCACCATAGAGCACTAGCATCAAAAAATGAAACAGGCGGGGCTTGTGATCTACTTGCCAAGCAGCAAATATCCCCAACGTGGTCACTAGTCCTGCCAACAACACCAGCCAAAGGGAAATGCCATCTACCCCCACTGACCAATACAACCCTAGCTGGGGCAGCCAAGGGAGCGTGTCCACCATCTGCCAGCCCACTGCTGTGGGGTCGTAATTGCGCCACAGGGCATAGACCATTAGGACAAAATCTAGTAGAGCAACGCCCAAACTATACCAACGAATATTTTTGCCTTCCTTATCTGGTAAAACCGGTATCAATAAAGCCGCCACCAGGGGTAACAGAATAATAG from Pseudanabaenaceae cyanobacterium SKYG29 includes the following:
- a CDS encoding NAD(P)H-quinone oxidoreductase subunit 4; the encoded protein is MQHFPWLTTIILLPLVAALLIPVLPDKEGKNIRWYSLGVALLDFVLMVYALWRNYDPTAVGWQMVDTLPWLPQLGLYWSVGVDGISLWLVLLAGLVTTLGIFAAWQVDHKPRLFHFLMLVLYGAQIGVFVAKDMLLFFLLWEIELIPVYLLISIWGGAKRRYAATKFLLYTAASSVFILLCGLAMAFSGETSFDIAQLATKDYPLTLQLFLYAGLLIAFGTKLAVFPLHTWLPDAHGEASAPVSMILAGVLLKMGGYGLARFNLEALSDAHIYFAPVLAILGVVNIIYGACSSLGQGNMKRRLAYSSISHMGFVLVGLASFSDLGMSGALLQMISHGLIAAALFYLAGVTYDRTHTLAMAQMGGIARSMPKTFALFTAAAMASLALPGMSGFASELSVFVGFTANEVYGDTFRTVTVLLAAVGLILTPVYLLSMLRQVFYGQPVAQMVSENRGANCFGHSCALEPETIFTDAKPREVFIALCFLVPVIAVGLYPKLCTTVFDAKTVAVNAEVRHSFATSKLPAFAARTAPLVAELR